A genomic window from Flavobacterium sp. I3-2 includes:
- a CDS encoding efflux RND transporter periplasmic adaptor subunit, whose protein sequence is MDIKINSKKNKYKRFGFIGFAILIVVVLFVYVSNQPRTLAVNESEIMIKEVTEDFFEDFVSFQAQIEPINSTLINVVESGSVQEIFTENGAMVTKGMPIAQLYNPNSELSYLTQETAIIEQMNQLNVSKLNIRNQELNLSKDLVSMEHDYNQTQLEYDLNKKLFERDVLSKNEWETTKEKFRYQQERKAIIQKTLIKEKESNVLQIKQIDEALSIMQKSLNTLRNNKQNFLILAPESGRLSSFDLALGQSIESGKSIGKIDVLSGYKLVAMVDEYYLDRIQEGQYGQIEIKSQKVKVKVTKISPEVKNAKFKVELEFIDKLPANIQDGTSVGVKLTLSEKEKKIILPKGSYFATTQGKWIFVVNDQKAIRRKIELGKENPNVYEVISGLKIGDKVITSNYEDYTTIEELEIKK, encoded by the coding sequence ATGGATATTAAAATTAATTCTAAGAAAAATAAATATAAAAGATTCGGTTTTATCGGTTTTGCTATTTTAATTGTTGTTGTCTTGTTTGTTTACGTTTCTAATCAACCTAGAACATTAGCTGTAAACGAATCTGAAATTATGATTAAAGAAGTAACAGAAGATTTCTTTGAAGATTTTGTAAGTTTTCAAGCACAAATAGAACCCATAAATTCAACTTTAATTAATGTTGTAGAAAGCGGTTCGGTTCAAGAAATTTTTACCGAAAATGGAGCGATGGTTACTAAAGGAATGCCAATTGCGCAATTGTACAATCCGAATTCAGAATTAAGTTATTTAACGCAAGAAACCGCAATTATTGAACAAATGAATCAATTAAATGTTTCAAAATTAAATATCAGAAATCAAGAATTAAATCTTTCGAAAGATTTGGTTAGTATGGAACACGATTATAATCAAACGCAACTTGAATATGATTTAAATAAAAAGCTTTTTGAACGTGATGTTTTATCTAAAAATGAATGGGAAACTACAAAAGAAAAATTCAGATACCAACAAGAACGTAAAGCTATCATTCAGAAAACATTAATTAAAGAAAAAGAATCGAACGTTTTGCAAATCAAACAAATTGATGAAGCTTTATCGATTATGCAAAAAAGTTTAAATACGTTGCGAAATAACAAACAAAACTTCTTGATTTTAGCGCCAGAATCGGGTAGGTTGAGTTCTTTTGATTTGGCTTTGGGACAATCAATTGAATCCGGAAAAAGTATTGGAAAGATTGATGTTTTAAGTGGTTATAAATTGGTTGCAATGGTTGATGAATATTATTTAGACCGTATTCAGGAAGGTCAATATGGACAAATAGAAATCAAAAGTCAAAAAGTTAAGGTAAAAGTTACTAAAATTTCGCCCGAAGTTAAAAACGCAAAATTTAAAGTTGAGCTTGAATTTATCGATAAATTACCAGCTAACATTCAAGATGGAACTTCGGTTGGTGTAAAACTAACCTTGTCAGAAAAAGAGAAAAAAATTATTTTACCCAAAGGAAGTTATTTTGCAACCACTCAAGGAAAATGGATTTTTGTGGTAAACGACCAAAAAGCAATTCGTAGAAAAATTGAATTAGGTAAAGAAAATCCGAATGTTTACGAAGTGATTTCTGGATTAAAGATTGGCGATAAAGTCATAACATCAAATTACGAAGATTATACAACGATTGAAGAATTAGAAATAAAAAAATAA
- a CDS encoding sigma-54-dependent transcriptional regulator, whose amino-acid sequence MKKTQATLLVIDDQDEILIASKLLLKRSFESVLTCSNPKEILQILSQNEIDVILMDMNFRTGYEDGKEGIFWLKEIKQNQPETKVILMTSYGNIQNAIDGLKLGAIDYLLKPWDNEKLVAQIKDAVKQKRKTPLKQNENKLFLGSSPSIEKVYKLVQRVALTDATLLILGENGTGKSVLAKKIHLQSNRKDQPFVQVDLGSLSENLFESELFGYAKGAFTDAKNDTMGRFENANGGTLFLDEIGNIPLHLQTKLLQAIQNKEIVRLGESKPRKVDVRIITATNSNLEEAVKTGSFREDLFYRINTISVTMPNLSERKEDIIPMIHHFLNEAANKYDLEIPHIDAAILSQLENYPWNGNIRELQNRIERAIILAEDNQITLEHLGFDAVIPLQSEVKNQNLAEIEKNKIVERLHFYNGNISKTAEDLGISRAALYRKLEKYNIEQS is encoded by the coding sequence ATGAAAAAAACACAAGCCACACTTTTAGTAATCGACGACCAAGACGAGATTTTAATTGCAAGTAAATTGTTGCTTAAACGTAGTTTTGAAAGCGTTTTAACATGTTCAAATCCGAAAGAAATTCTACAAATTTTGTCTCAAAATGAAATCGATGTGATTTTGATGGATATGAATTTTAGAACCGGTTACGAAGATGGTAAAGAAGGCATTTTTTGGTTAAAAGAAATCAAACAAAATCAACCTGAAACAAAGGTTATTTTAATGACTTCGTACGGAAACATTCAAAATGCAATTGATGGTTTAAAACTTGGAGCAATTGATTATTTATTGAAACCTTGGGATAATGAAAAATTAGTTGCACAAATTAAAGATGCTGTTAAACAAAAAAGAAAAACACCATTAAAACAAAACGAAAACAAGCTATTTTTAGGAAGTTCACCAAGTATAGAAAAGGTTTATAAACTTGTACAACGTGTTGCTTTAACAGATGCAACACTTTTAATTCTTGGTGAAAATGGAACAGGAAAATCAGTTTTAGCAAAAAAAATACATTTACAATCAAACAGAAAAGACCAACCGTTTGTTCAAGTTGATTTGGGTTCGTTGAGCGAAAATTTATTCGAAAGTGAATTATTTGGCTATGCTAAAGGTGCATTTACAGACGCAAAAAATGACACGATGGGGCGTTTTGAAAATGCAAATGGCGGCACTTTATTTTTAGACGAAATCGGAAATATTCCGTTGCATTTACAAACAAAGCTTTTACAAGCCATTCAGAATAAAGAAATTGTCCGATTAGGTGAAAGCAAACCTCGAAAAGTTGATGTCCGAATTATAACTGCAACGAATTCTAATTTAGAAGAAGCTGTAAAAACAGGAAGTTTTCGAGAAGATTTGTTTTATCGTATCAACACCATTTCTGTGACAATGCCAAATTTATCGGAAAGAAAAGAAGATATTATTCCAATGATTCATCATTTTTTGAATGAAGCTGCAAACAAATATGATTTAGAAATTCCACACATTGATGCGGCAATTTTGTCGCAACTTGAAAATTATCCTTGGAATGGAAATATTCGAGAATTGCAAAATAGAATTGAACGCGCTATAATTTTAGCTGAAGACAATCAGATTACATTAGAACATTTAGGTTTTGATGCAGTTATTCCATTACAATCAGAAGTTAAAAATCAAAATTTAGCTGAAATCGAAAAGAATAAAATTGTAGAACGACTACATTTTTATAATGGAAATATTTCTAAAACAGCTGAAGATTTAGGAATTTCTAGAGCAGCTTTATATCGAAAGCTTGAAAAATATAATATTGAACAATCATAA
- a CDS encoding sensor histidine kinase — MKTNYITFFIFLRVVLIATSCILCAFFAFKNYWYSFTFFAVVTLIVLVEFIYYIQNHFSYNQKIVSALLYDDFSLNMDDNPIKKNKNIVKLYNKTKNLHLLNTSKEILYHQLINAVPSGFLILKEEESDRKIVFMNLFFQELFHVPQSSSWNYLKKFIPEFCQTLENSQFTEQKKTIEIQIQDQEKQTYVFQLSKTTIANETYDVIFLDSIQRVIEVTEKEAWINIMQVISHEIINSLTPIHSLAHSTKLYFENDEIEPDDIEDIRLSLDTIMNRSKHLQTFVEQYRELTSLPTPNKSKQNLSEIVNDIESIFKNTFQSENITFSSEISNQLMVDLDRSQFEQVLINLIKNAIHSVTESTEKWIRITTKQTENRLQIIIQDSGALIDNEIISKIFLPFYTTRKNGAGIGLTLSKNIIEAHQGYLYFQQNENKKQFVIVLTK, encoded by the coding sequence ATGAAAACCAATTACATCACTTTTTTCATCTTTTTACGAGTTGTTTTAATAGCAACTTCTTGTATTTTGTGTGCCTTTTTTGCCTTTAAAAATTATTGGTATTCGTTTACTTTCTTTGCCGTTGTTACTTTAATTGTTTTGGTAGAATTTATCTATTACATACAAAATCATTTTTCGTACAATCAAAAAATTGTTAGCGCTTTACTTTATGATGATTTTAGTTTAAATATGGACGATAATCCAATTAAAAAGAACAAAAATATTGTAAAATTATATAACAAAACTAAAAATTTACATTTACTAAATACTTCAAAAGAAATTTTATATCACCAATTGATAAACGCTGTACCTTCTGGTTTTTTGATTCTAAAAGAAGAAGAAAGCGATAGGAAAATTGTTTTTATGAATCTGTTCTTTCAAGAATTGTTTCATGTGCCGCAATCAAGCTCTTGGAATTATTTAAAGAAATTTATTCCAGAATTTTGTCAAACTTTAGAAAATAGTCAGTTTACAGAACAGAAAAAAACAATCGAAATTCAAATACAAGACCAAGAAAAACAAACCTATGTTTTTCAGCTTTCAAAAACAACAATTGCAAATGAAACCTACGATGTTATTTTCCTAGATTCGATTCAACGTGTAATCGAAGTTACCGAAAAAGAAGCTTGGATAAATATTATGCAAGTAATTTCACATGAAATAATCAATTCGTTAACGCCAATTCATTCGTTGGCACATTCGACAAAATTGTATTTTGAAAACGATGAAATTGAGCCAGATGACATTGAAGATATTCGATTAAGTTTAGACACGATTATGAATCGCAGCAAGCATTTACAAACTTTTGTTGAACAATATCGTGAATTAACTAGTTTACCAACTCCAAATAAAAGCAAACAAAATTTAAGTGAAATTGTAAATGATATTGAATCTATTTTTAAAAATACGTTTCAATCCGAAAATATTACTTTTTCATCTGAAATTTCAAATCAATTAATGGTTGATTTAGACCGAAGTCAGTTTGAGCAAGTGCTGATAAATTTGATAAAAAATGCCATTCATTCTGTAACAGAATCTACTGAAAAATGGATTCGGATTACCACCAAACAAACCGAAAATCGACTGCAAATTATCATTCAAGATTCGGGCGCTTTAATCGATAACGAAATCATTTCAAAAATCTTTTTACCGTTTTATACCACACGTAAAAATGGCGCAGGAATTGGTTTAACACTTTCAAAAAACATCATCGAAGCACATCAAGGTTATTTGTACTTTCAGCAAAACGAAAACAAAAAACAATTTGTGATTGTATTGACCAAATAA
- a CDS encoding gliding motility-associated C-terminal domain-containing protein, with protein MLNKIFFFLFLILSNTVYSQKNLVLNPSFEEDNGKFRCYFYPNGNFPITNWTSGSEGSIDAFTTKLSTKCIMNPLNDSFAGQKPRTGKNFVGFSNVYTEKIDYREYVRGTLSEPLIVGSRYKIEFYVCLSDFSNTASNNIGLVFINNKDKIFANVDPIPLKPDVNYSGKPITEKDKWTLMSFEFIATKPNLDAFLIGNFFSTNETNYQILSESKPVETYLLLDDVSIYQDELAFDLPTQVCKGETLELPKISKTGFNGTWNAEFDSQNSKTYVFTQDSGNPKRQFSFDIEITKGLEFELVTYCQNYEFFIEARFKENSNSPIVNFEWSINNTKITNKNLVLKLADFKNLVSADNNISVTLTNQAGCKWTEKMIFSGKNLCKIQKEVTPNADGSNDFLDLSSFGGVDLKIYNRFGNVVYENNNYRTEWSGKIENDVLLPVGNYMYQIQTKIGEEISGWIQLSY; from the coding sequence ATGTTAAATAAGATATTTTTTTTCCTATTTTTGATTTTATCTAATACCGTTTATTCGCAAAAAAATCTGGTATTAAATCCAAGTTTCGAAGAAGATAATGGAAAATTTCGATGTTATTTTTATCCGAATGGAAACTTTCCAATTACAAATTGGACTTCAGGAAGTGAAGGTTCAATAGATGCTTTTACGACAAAATTATCGACAAAATGTATTATGAATCCATTGAATGATAGTTTTGCTGGACAAAAGCCAAGAACCGGAAAAAACTTTGTTGGGTTTTCGAATGTTTATACAGAAAAAATCGATTATCGCGAATATGTTCGTGGAACTTTATCCGAACCTTTAATTGTTGGTTCGCGTTATAAAATTGAATTTTATGTTTGTTTGTCCGATTTTTCAAATACCGCTTCAAACAATATTGGATTAGTTTTTATTAATAATAAAGACAAAATCTTTGCAAACGTGGACCCAATTCCGCTAAAACCAGATGTAAATTATTCTGGAAAACCAATCACAGAAAAAGATAAATGGACTTTAATGAGTTTTGAATTCATAGCTACAAAACCAAATTTAGATGCTTTTTTGATTGGTAATTTTTTCAGCACAAACGAAACCAATTATCAAATTTTATCTGAAAGTAAACCAGTAGAAACTTATTTATTGTTAGACGATGTTTCGATTTATCAAGACGAATTAGCTTTTGATTTGCCAACCCAAGTTTGTAAAGGAGAAACGCTAGAATTACCCAAAATTTCTAAAACTGGATTTAACGGAACTTGGAATGCTGAATTTGATTCACAAAATTCAAAAACATATGTTTTTACGCAAGATTCTGGAAATCCTAAACGACAATTTTCTTTTGATATTGAAATTACAAAAGGTTTAGAATTTGAACTGGTTACCTATTGTCAAAACTATGAATTTTTTATCGAAGCAAGATTTAAAGAAAATTCAAATAGTCCAATTGTAAATTTTGAATGGTCAATAAATAATACCAAAATAACCAACAAGAATTTAGTTTTAAAATTAGCCGATTTTAAAAATTTAGTATCCGCTGATAATAATATTAGTGTTACTTTGACGAATCAAGCGGGTTGTAAATGGACTGAAAAAATGATTTTCTCAGGAAAAAATTTATGTAAGATTCAAAAAGAAGTTACTCCAAACGCTGATGGTTCAAACGATTTTTTAGATTTAAGTTCGTTCGGAGGTGTGGATTTAAAAATTTACAATCGCTTTGGAAATGTTGTTTATGAAAACAATAATTATAGAACCGAATGGAGTGGAAAAATAGAAAATGATGTTTTGTTACCTGTTGGAAATTATATGTATCAAATTCAAACCAAAATAGGAGAAGAAATTTCGGGTTGGATTCAACTGTCTTATTAA